AATGCCAGGAAATGCCTATGCGACTTGCCGACTTCATTGAAGCCCATACGCAACGGATCCTCGACGACGCCGTGGAATTCGCGCTCACCCAGGCGCCGAGCGGCGCGAAGCTCAACATGAAGCGCCTGCGCAACGACATCCCGCACATCCTGCAGGAGATCGTGAAGGATCTGCGCACGCCGCAGAGCCCGGCGCAGCAGCGTGCGAAGTCGCTGGGTCGCGCACCGGTGCACACCGGGCCGGAATCGGCCGCCAGCAGCCACGGCCGCAGCCGCGCCGACGATGGCTTCGGCGTCAACCAGATGATCGCCGAGTACCGCGCCTTGCGCGCCTCGGTGCTGCGCCTGTGGGCGGCCGACGAAGCGCTGGTCGCCGACGCCGTCGACGACATGATCCGCTTCAACGAAGCCATCGACCAGGCGGTGGCCGAATCGCTGGTGGAGTTCTCCCGCACCGTGGAATCGTGGCGCAACGTGTTCCTCGGCGCGCTCGGCCACGACCTGCGCGGGCCGCTTACCGCCGTCGTGGGCACCGCGGAAATGCTGACGGAGAGCACCAAGGACACACCGCACGCGCGGCCCGCCGAGCGCATCCTCAACGGTGGGCTGCAGCTGAGTCGCCTCGTGGACGGATTGCTGGACTACAGCAAGAGCACGCTGGGCGCGGGCATGACGCTGCAATGCGCGGCCTGCGACCTGTCCGCGGCCGTGGCCGAGGAGGTCGACCTGCTGCGGTCGACCCTGCCGGACGCGCGGATCGCCTTCCATGCGCAAGGCGCGACGCATGCGCACGCCGACGACACCCGCGTCCGCGAGGCCGTGCACAACCTGGTGACCAATGCCGCGAAGTACGGCGAACCGGCGACGGAGATCCGCGTCTCGCTGAGCGGCGACGCCGAGCAGGTGCGCATCGCGGTGAGCAATGCGGGCGCACCGCTGTCGGCGGACGCGCTCAACACCTTGTTCGATCCCTTGCGGCGCGGCTCGACGACCGCCAACAAGGGCGAACACTCCAGCCTGGGCCTGGGCTTGTTCATCGTGCGCGAGATCGCCCGCGCGCACGGCGGTGTGGTCGCAGCGGAGGTGGAAGAGGGGCGCACGACCTTCGTCATGACGCTTCCCATGCAGGCGGATCGCGGCGGGGACGGGGCGCGACACGTCGCGATGTGAGGGCGCTGATGGGGGCGTGCCGTGTGCGCACGCGATCGCGGTCGACACCGGTCTGAATCGGGCAAAAGAAAGGCGCCTGCGGCCTCGTCGCCGCAGGCGCCTGGGGCACCTGTCCCGGGGAGCAGGTGCGTTAGCGGTACACGCGCTCGCAGCGGCGCTCGACGATGCGGTCGCCCTTGCTTTCCTGGCTGTTGCCCTGGACCTTGCGGCCGATCGCACCGCCGGCCACGGCGCCGCCCACGGTGGCGACCTTCTTGCCGTTGCCGCTGCCGACCTGGTTGCCCAGCAGGCCACCGACCACCGCACCGATCGCCGTGCCGGCCACGCGGTTCGGGTCGCGGGTGTTCTTCTGCACTTCCACGTTGCGGCATTCGACCTTGCTGCCGTCGCTGAAGCGGCGACCCTCATCTTCCGGGCCGTAGTAGGACGACTGCGCGGCGGCCGCCGACATCACCGACAGCAGGCCCAGCGACAGCACGAGACGTGAGGTGTTCATGCGCTTCTCCTTAGGTGGGTATCGCGGGGTCACCTTGCGCGCGCCGTTGCGAATCCCAGGTGAAAGACGCACCCGCATGTTCACCCGCCAGTGCGGTTGCCCGTGACGCGCGCGCGACAAACATGACCGTGGACTGACGATTCCACGCCGCGTTGACATCCGCGCCACAGGCACGCGCCTACGGTGGCGCCATCCACCGACGAGGCACGCACCCATGCACACCCCCGAAGAACTCGAGAAGAAACTCTGGAAGGCGCTGAAGTCCGACCGCACCCTGATGCTCGGCCTGGAAGGCGCCGAGGACGGCCACACCCGTCCGATGACCGCGCTGCTCGAACACGAAGGCCGCGGGCCGCTGTGGATCTTCACCGCGACCGACAACCTGCTCGCCCAGCGGGCGACCACGCCGCAGCGCGCCATCGCCACGTTCGCCTCGATGGGTCACGACCTGTTCGCCAGCCTGCAGGGCGCGCTGGTGCGCGATGACGACCGCGCGGTGATCGACCGCCTGTGGAACCCCTTCGTCGCCGCCTGGTACGAAGAGGGCAAGGACGACCCCAAGCTCGCCCTGCTGCGCTTCGACCCCGAGCACGCCGAGATCTGGCTCAACGAGCACAGCCTGTGGGCCGGCATGAAACTGCTGTTCGGCGTGGACCCCAAGGAGGACTACGACGACAAGGTGGCCGAGGTGAACCTGCGCGGATGACGCGCAGGCCTACGGTGTAGGCCGGAAGTCACGACTTCCCCAACGGTGCCTGACTCCGGCCGCCCAACGGTGGCCGGATGCCGGGGCACGGCCCGTGAGAGAGGAAAACCGACGCGCTGGAACAGGGGCCAGGCCGCGGTGATCACGCACCGGATGCCATGCCCCATGTTGCTGTACTCGCAAACCCACCTGCACAACCTGCTCGATCGCCTGGAAACCAGCGACGCGCGCACCACCGGCCAGCTGGAAGCCCTCACCGTATGGGTGGCGGCCCTGGTCCAGACCCATCCCGACGGCGACCAGCTGCGCGCCACCGCGCAGGCGCTCTCCGCCCGCAATCCCTTCCGCGCCCTCTGCCAGTACCAGGAAGAAGTGGCCGCCTACGACGCCACCTTCTGCCAGCTGCAATCGTTGGCCTCGCTGGCCGAACCGTTGCCGCGCGTCCGCCTGTCGCCGCCGCCGAACGTATGAAGCGCCGCTCGCCCGACGCCGGGCGCCGCCGCGTGCTGCGCGCCCGCCGCGCCTGCGAAGGCTGCACGCCCGGCATCGCCCCGCTGTCCACCGCCGGCCTGCTGGCCGTGGCGGTGATGGCAGTGGGCGCGGCGACCGCGCCGGCATCGCTGCTCGCCCTGCAGGGAACGGGGTGGGATGCCGATGCGCGCCGCTGCGCCGCGACGTTCGACGACGACACGACCTGCGCCTGACGCACGCAGCGCGTTGCGTCCCTCCATGCGAACGCCCTCTTCTCCCACGCGGGGGAGAAGAGGGCGACCTGCATCGCAGGGAAGAAAGAGGACACCGCGCCAGCGATCCTATCGACGGGGACGCAATGCAGCCGAGCTGGACGAAGCTAGGGCTTCGCACAACGGTGTCCTTGTGGTCGCCGTGGCTGTTCACCTGGATCCGGTTGGCCGCGGAGCGCGGCACCGACCACGCCTGCAGTGTCGCGTGGGGTTTGCGAACGCCGCGTCAACGCAGGCGCACACGGCGCCGCAAACTGCGCCGTCGATCACACGGGGGCGTGAACATCCGCTGTCTTGACTCGTGCGTCCGCTGCGGCGGCGCGCGTCATGCGCGCGCGATCACGATTTCCAGGTATTCCGAGGGCACCACCAGCGAGCGGTGGCCGCCGATGTTCCAGCGCTTGAGCAGCTCCGTCATCGCCGCATCCAGCACCTGCCGACCGTCCTTGTCCAACGCTTCGAATGCCTGGTGCGTGGGGCCGTAGTACGTGCGGAACACATGCATGAAATGCGCGATCGACGCGTAGCGGAAGTTGAAGACGCGGCGCGTGCAGCGGATCTCGCGCGCATGGCCGCCGAACAGGCGCGTGATGTGCGCCTCCGTCCCCCACAGCGCGGGCGAGGCCACGCCCGCCGGTGGCGGCAATTGGCGGCCGATCACCTGGAACAGTTCGCCGATGAAGCCCTGCGGCGTCCAGTTCGCCAGACCGATGCGGCCGCCGGCACGCGTCACCCGCAGCAGCTCGCGCGCGACGCGCGCATGGTCGGGCGCGAACATCGCGCCGAACGTGGACAGCACCACGTCGAAGCCCGCATCGGCATACGGCAGTGCTTCGGCGTCGGCGACCTCGAAACGCACGTCGAGTCCTTCGGCCTGCGCGCGCGCCGCGCCCTTGTCGAGCAGCGCAGGCACGTAGTCGGTGGAGGTGACCCGGGCGAAGCGGCGCGCGGCGGCCAGCGTGGCGTTGCCGTTGCCGGCGGCGACGTCGAGCACCTTCTCGCCGGCGCGCACGTCGGCGGCTTCGGCCAGCGATTCGCCGACGATCTGCAGGGTGGTGCCGACGACGGCGAAATCGCCGCTGGCCCAGGTGGCCTGCTGGCGCGCCTTGAGCGCATCGAAATCGACGGAGGAAGGCGGGTGGGACGTACGGGCGAGGGCAGCGGATGACATGCGGAGTCCAGGGGTCTCGGGGGAGTGCGCATTCTTCGCGCTCGTCCGCGTGCGTACCTGTCCCGTCGTCCGTGCGACCTGTCAGCGCGTCCGTGCGCCCGGCGGGGTTGCCGCGCCTTCAGGTTCGCGCGCAGCGCGGCGCCGTCCGTCGGCGCGCTGGCCGCATCGGCGCCGCAGTGCCGTAAGGAAGCGGGCGCGCCACGCCTAGCGCACCGGCGCGGCGTCGACGAAGACCGGATTGGTATAGAACCCGAGATCGCGCCACGGATCCTCGCCGCGCACATCGGCCAGCGGCGTGGGCTCCTGAGTGCTGCTGCCGCGCGCGCGCACGAATCCGCCGCCTGCCGGTACCGGCAGGTCCCAGCGCACGACATGCCAGGCGCCTTCGCGCCGCCACGTGCCGGCGCTCCAGCGGCGTGTCTGCATGCGCGGGGCGTC
This genomic stretch from Pseudoxanthomonas sp. CF385 harbors:
- a CDS encoding glycine zipper 2TM domain-containing protein, with product MNTSRLVLSLGLLSVMSAAAAQSSYYGPEDEGRRFSDGSKVECRNVEVQKNTRDPNRVAGTAIGAVVGGLLGNQVGSGNGKKVATVGGAVAGGAIGRKVQGNSQESKGDRIVERRCERVYR
- a CDS encoding HAMP domain-containing sensor histidine kinase, which codes for MRLADFIEAHTQRILDDAVEFALTQAPSGAKLNMKRLRNDIPHILQEIVKDLRTPQSPAQQRAKSLGRAPVHTGPESAASSHGRSRADDGFGVNQMIAEYRALRASVLRLWAADEALVADAVDDMIRFNEAIDQAVAESLVEFSRTVESWRNVFLGALGHDLRGPLTAVVGTAEMLTESTKDTPHARPAERILNGGLQLSRLVDGLLDYSKSTLGAGMTLQCAACDLSAAVAEEVDLLRSTLPDARIAFHAQGATHAHADDTRVREAVHNLVTNAAKYGEPATEIRVSLSGDAEQVRIAVSNAGAPLSADALNTLFDPLRRGSTTANKGEHSSLGLGLFIVREIARAHGGVVAAEVEEGRTTFVMTLPMQADRGGDGARHVAM
- a CDS encoding class I SAM-dependent methyltransferase encodes the protein MSSAALARTSHPPSSVDFDALKARQQATWASGDFAVVGTTLQIVGESLAEAADVRAGEKVLDVAAGNGNATLAAARRFARVTSTDYVPALLDKGAARAQAEGLDVRFEVADAEALPYADAGFDVVLSTFGAMFAPDHARVARELLRVTRAGGRIGLANWTPQGFIGELFQVIGRQLPPPAGVASPALWGTEAHITRLFGGHAREIRCTRRVFNFRYASIAHFMHVFRTYYGPTHQAFEALDKDGRQVLDAAMTELLKRWNIGGHRSLVVPSEYLEIVIARA
- a CDS encoding pyridoxamine 5'-phosphate oxidase family protein, with amino-acid sequence MHTPEELEKKLWKALKSDRTLMLGLEGAEDGHTRPMTALLEHEGRGPLWIFTATDNLLAQRATTPQRAIATFASMGHDLFASLQGALVRDDDRAVIDRLWNPFVAAWYEEGKDDPKLALLRFDPEHAEIWLNEHSLWAGMKLLFGVDPKEDYDDKVAEVNLRG